One window of Elaeis guineensis isolate ETL-2024a chromosome 11, EG11, whole genome shotgun sequence genomic DNA carries:
- the LOC140852513 gene encoding LIM domain-containing protein WLIM2b-like, which yields MCNYSSMDGVLYCKPHFEQLFKETGSFTKKFPTGAKDKNELNRTPSKVSYMFCGTQDKCASCNKTAYPLEKITVEGESYHKTCFKCSHGGCTLTPSSYAALDGILYCKHHFAQLFKEKGSYNHLIKAASTKRSATEQEQAPVEPAPEPEEDQEQS from the exons ATGTGCAACTACTCTTCCATGGATGGAGTCCTCTACTGCAAACCTCACTTTGAGCAGCTCTTTAAGGAAACCGGCAGCTTCACCAAGAAATTTCCGACAG GTGCAAAGGATAAGAATGAACTG AATAGGACCCCGAGCAAGGTGTCCTACATGTTCTGTGGGACCCAAGACAAATGTGCCAGCTGCAACAAAACAGCATATCCTCTGGAAAAG ATAACTGTGGAGGGAGAATCATACCACAAAACCTGTTTCAAGTGCTCTCATGGAGGGTGCACCCTTACGCCATCATCCTATGCAGCGCTCGATGGCATCCTCTACTGCAAGCACCACTTTGCCCAGTTGTTCAAGGAGAAGGGAAGCTACAATCACCTAATCAAGGCTGCTTCGACGAAACGGAGTGCTACTGAGCAAGAGCAAGCACCAGTGGAGCCGGCACCCGAGCCTGAAGAGGACCAAGAGCAATCATAA